The following coding sequences are from one Epinephelus moara isolate mb chromosome 7, YSFRI_EMoa_1.0, whole genome shotgun sequence window:
- the rapgef4a gene encoding rap guanine nucleotide exchange factor 4 isoform X4 has translation MAGLLAPPYGVMESGCSADRMPDKENISNNSFVSVSKHQNKKSFIESPAKSHLKCISQVPSEKILRAGKILRNAILSRAPHMIRDRKYHLKTYRQCCVGTELVDWQMQQSSCVHSRIQAVGMWQVLLEEGVLNHVDQELSFQDKYLFYRFLDDEQEDAPFPGEEERRESQEELQDTLLLLSQIGPDAHMRMILRKHPSERTADDLEIIYEELLHIKALSHLSTTVKRELAGVLIFESHAKAGTVLFSQGEEGTSWYIILKGSVNVVIYGKGVVCTLHEGDDFGKLALVNDAPRAASIILREDNCHFLRVDKEDFNRILRDVEANTVRLKEHGQDVLVLEKSLGSSRTSNHGASSSNYKYKVMSGTPEKILEHLLEMMRLDSQFTESDSALDDFVLMHCVFIPNNQLCPVLMAHYHAQASQGSEQEKLDYTFNNKRRVIRLVMQWAAVHGDHLQEEDVSVAFIEEFLMAVSHDAKAIPALRDQLTELERSVKRNSEDARVSQKKHKVLLRQFSMGDDKLQKRQPIKGNDEILLKVYCCDHTYTTIRVPVAASVREVISAVADKLGSAEDLLLVNLSSAREKVIFKPNDVSVFSTLSINGRLFACRRDQLDSLTPLPEQECSSTGLLASFELMSSKDVAYHMTSYDWELFHCVHELELVYHTFGRQNFKKTTVNLDLFLRRFNEIQFWVITEMCLCTQLSKRVQLLKKFIKIAAHCKEYKNLNAFFAIIMGLSNPAVCRLTQTWEKLPSKFKKFYGEFENFMDPSRNHRAYRLTVAKLEPPIIPFMPLLIKDMTFTHEGNKTFIDYLVNFEKMRMIANTVKIVRYCRSQPFSPDSPLASKNHPEIRTYVRQLNVIDNQRTLTQLSHGLEPRRS, from the exons ATGGCTGGGCTGCTCGCCCCACCCTATGGTGTGATGGAAAGCGGTTGTAGTGCCGACA gAATGCCGGACAAAGAGAACATAAGCAACAACTCGTTTGTCTCAGTCTCCAAGCATCAGAATAAG aaGTCATTCATTGAAAGTCCAGCCAAATCCCACCTTAAATGCATTTCTCAG GTCCCCTCTGAGAAGATACTACGGGCGGGGAAGATTCTCCGTAATGCCATCCTCTCCAGGGCACCTCACATGATCAGGGACAGGAAGTACCATCTGAAGACGTACAG GCAGTGCTGCGTGGGGACAGAGTTGGTTGACTGGCAAATGCAGCAGAGCTCATGCGTCCACTCTCGTATTCAGGCCGTGGGCATGTGGCAGGTGCTGCTGGAAGAAGGTGTTCTCAACCATG TGGACCAGGAGCTGAGCTTCCAGGACAAGTACCTTTTCTACCGCTTCCTAGACGACGAGCAGGAGGACGCTCCTTTCCCCggcgaggaggagaggagggagagccAAGAGGAGCTGCAGGACACCTTGCTCCTGCTCTCTCAGATCGGACCTGACGCCCACATGAGGATGATTCTGAGGAAGCA TCCGTCTGAAAGAACAGCAGATGATTTGGAGATCATTTATGAAGAGCTGCTCCACATAAAGGCGCTATCTCACCTGTCCACCACT GTAAAGAGAGAACTGGCGGGAGTGCTGATCTTTGAGTCTCATGCAAAGGCAGGAACCGTGT TGTTCAGTCAGGGGGAGGAGGGCACATCATGGTACATTATTTTGAAGGGCTCAGTCAATGTTGTCATCTATGGAAAA ggcGTTGTGTGCACTCTTCATGAGGGAGACGACTTTGGAAAGCTCGCTCTTGTCAATGACGCCCCCCGTGCCGCCTCTATCATTTTGCGAGAGGACAACTGCCACTTCCTGAGAGTCGACAAAGAGGACTTCAACAGGATTCTGAGG gaTGTGGAGGCCAACACGGTGCGTCTGAAGGAGCACGGTCAGGATGTCCTGGTGTTAGAGAAGAGCCTCGGTAGCAGTCGCACCTCCAACCATGGAGCTTCGTCCTCcaattacaa ATACAAGGTAATGTCGGGGACCCCGGAGAAGATTTTGGAGCACCTACTCGAAATGATGCGCTTGGATTCTCAATTCACAGAGTCAG aCTCAGCCTTAGATGACTTTGTGCTCATGCACTGTGTCTTCATCCCGAACAATCAGCTATGTCCGGTGTTGATGGCGCA CTACCATGCCCAGGCCTCGCAGGGCTCTGAGCAGGAGAAGCTGGActacacatttaacaacaagCGCAGGGTGATCCGCCTGGTGATGCAGTGGGCTGCTGTACATGGAGATCACCTGCAGGAGGAGGACGTCTCTGTGGCCTTCATAGAG GAGTTTCTCATGGCGGTATCTCATGATGCCAAAGCGATTCCAGCCCTCAGGGATCAACTAACAGAACTGGAGAGAAGTGTAAAGCGAAA CTCTGAAGATGCCAGAGTCTCACAGAAAAAG CACAAAGTCCTGCTGCGGCAGTTCAGTATGGGAGATGACAAGCTTCAGAAGCGTCAGCCCATCAAGGGTAACGATGAAA TTCTGCTCAAAGTCTACTGCTGTGACCACACCTACACAACGATCCGTGTCCCAGTGGCCGCCTCAGTCAGGGAGGTCATCAGTGCTGTGGCCGACAAGCTGGGGTCGGCGGAGGACCTGCTCCTGGTCAACCTCAGTTCGGCAAGAG AGAAAGTCATCTTCAAGCCCAACGATGTTTCAGTGTTCTCCACTCTCAGCATAAATGGACGCCTGTTTGCCTGCCGGAGGGATCAGCTGGATTCTTTG ACCCCCTTACCCGAGCAGGAGTGTTCTTCTACGGGGTTGTTGGCCAGCTTTGAGCTGATGAGCTCTAAGGATGTGGCTTACCACATGACTTCCTATGACTGGGAGCTTTTTCACTGTGTACATGAG CTTGAACTTGTCTACCACACATTTGGGAGGCAAAACTTCAAGAAAACCACCGTGAACCTAGACCTGTTCCTGAGGAGGTTTAATGAAATCCAGTTTTGGGTGATCACAGAGATGTGTCTGTGTACTCAGCTCAGCAAGAGGGTGCAGCTTCTCAAGAAATTCATCAAGATAGCTGCCCA CTGCAAGGAGTACAAGAATCTGAACGCCTTCTTCGCTATCATCATGGGACTGAGTAACCCAGCAGTATGCAGATTGACTCAGACCTGGGAG AAACTTCCCAGCAAATTCAAGAAGTTCTACGGGGAATTTGAAAACTTCATG GACCCGTCCAGGAACCACCGGGCGTACCGACTGACAGTTGCCAAGCTGGAGCCTCCCATCATTCCCTTCATGCCGCTGCTGATCAAAG ACATGACATTCACTCATGAGGGCAACAAGACGTTTATCGACTATTTGGTCAATTTTGAGAAAATG CGGATGATCGCTAACACGGTGAAGATAGTGAGATACTGTAGGAGTCAACCGTTCA GTCCAGACTCACCTCTAGCCAGCAAGAACCACCCAGAAATTCGGACTTACGTACGTCAGCTCAACGTGATCGACAACCAAAGGACGCTAACTCAGCTCTCTCATGGACTTGAGCCCCGCAGGTCTTGA